A window of Candidatus Dadabacteria bacterium genomic DNA:
CTTTATTATAACACAAACAACGGCCTTTTCTATACCTTACCGTGAGAAATCCGGGCTAAACGTAGGAGCCTCTTTTATGAACGAAAAGGGAATAAACAGTTTTATAACCTTTGATGTTACCAAAGAAGATGGATTGCTGATTTTATCCATTTTCTTGGGTTGGTTGTCTGTAGTATGGGTTGTTAAAACTGTTGGAAGAAACCGTAAATGGCTTTCAGATCAATGGAAAGAAATCATGGAATCGGACGAAGCTAAACAGGCAAGAGAGGAAAAAGAGCAACGGGCAAGAGAGAAGGAGAGAGAAAACCAGTGGCAAAACCTAATTACGGAAACGGGATACCACTATGGCTTGTCATTGGACCGCTGTCAGGGTGATTACTGTTGGTCTGAAGAAGATTATGAAAAAAACCGACAACTGATTATAACCGGTTTGAGAGGTTTTGATTTTTCCATGCCTGATGAAGCAGATATGCTAGAAGATGATTTTGATGAAAAATGGCTGAAGTTTCTTGAGGAATCTCGCAGTAACCGAAGTACCCTCGCCATCCGGTAATGTAGCGGGACAGATCTTTGATAAGCTCATCCAGGCTTACGCCCTTTACGCACCGCGTAAGTTCCCGCACCCTCTGCTTGAACCTGCCCAGAGCTTTTGGCGCAACACGACGCTTCGGCGCAACTCCGGGCGTAAAACCAGCCGCCTTCACCGCGCACCCGCCGAATTACCTCCACGGCCCGGTCTTGTCCGTTCCCCGAAGAAACCAATCCTGTATATGCGCATACTGCTTGAATCAATTAAAGGAGGTTTCAAATAATGGCAAAACGAACCACACATCGGAAACCGGGGTTCACGGAGACGGTCAAAACGGACGCAGGGCGGGAGACTTCCCAGAATCTGGAAACCGTATTGAAACCATCAAAGGACTACGAAGCCGGAACCGGAGAATACAGTTTCAGTTCGCGCGCGTCCTCCGGGCTTACGGAGGAGCGGGCGGCGGACATGTTCGCGCGCAAGGCCGCGGTCGTTTCCGAAAGCCGGGAGACGATTGCGGGTTTGAGGAATCTGATCGGGGAATCGGTATCCGAGAATACGCTCAAGACTTACTACTGGGCCCTGCGCCGCCTCGTGGCCTTTATGGGAATTGAATCGGCAGAAGGGGTGAATATCAGACTGCTCCTTGAAAAACTGGATGACGTGACGCTTGCCCGCTACGTCGCCAAGATTGAAGCGGAAGGCAAAGCTCCCGCCACGGCTCAAATGGTCATAGCGACGGTCCGTTACGCGGCGAAGCTCTGGGAACGGGAATCTCCGGTGGGCAGGATAACGGCGAAGGCAATGTGAGGATTCCGCCGCAAGGGCGCCGAACGCGGACGCGGCCAAGCGCGGGGCGTCACCTGGACACAGGCGGAAAGAATCGCGGCCATGGCGGGCGGAGAAACGGATTCGCTTTCAGGGATCCGCGACGCGGCTTTGATCTCGATCATGTCCGACGCGATGCTGAGAATTTCGGAAGCGGCGGTTCTGCTCGTCTCCGACGTTACCGAGGAAACCGACGGCTCCGGACGGGCCAGCGTCCGCAGGTCAAAGACGGATCAGGAGGGCAGGGGGACGGTTCTCTATCTCGGCCGCCCGACGATGACCCGGGTCAGGGCATGGCGCGAAGCCGCGAACGTAAATGACGGAGCGCTGTTTCGCAGCGTATCAAGGGGGAATCTTTTCACTTCCAGGGTCGGTGAAACGCCCCTGTCCCCGGCATCCATCCGTCGCATACTCAAAACCCGCGCCGCGCAGGCGGGAATAGAGGGGGTAAGCGGTCATTCCCTGCGCGTCGGGGCGGCGCAGAGCATGGCCCTCGGCGGAGCCACGCTGGTCGACATGCAGATCGCAGGTCGCTGGCAGTCCCCGCAAATGCCCGCCGCATACGCCAAGGAACAGCTCGCGGGACGCAACGCCGTGGCGCGTATCCGCTACGGCTGCAAATGACTGAATAACCGCGGGGGATTGAGAATAGAGATTGCCGCGCCGATCCCCCGGAGATTCATATCTGTCAGTATCGTCTCGCAGACTGCAATGCTGAAAAGTGTCATCTTAATTGTCGCGCTATAACCCAACCCTCACCATCAAAAGGGCATGAAATGAAAAAAGCGGGCAACCTTTGTGAGGGAACCCGCTTCATTCAAGCTTTGTTAGCTTTTATTTGGTTTTGTTTCTATTTTGCGAACTGATCGATGTAGACCATCAGCCTTGACTGGAATGCCCAGATCGTATCGTCGGCTGTGGCAGTGACACCATTAGCAGCTGCGTGAGCCACCTGCAGATCCTTAAGACCGTCTCCGGCAAGCACCATGCTTCCGATGAAGTCAAGGTTTACTCCCGGATGAAGCGTCCAGCTGAGCGTTCCTTCAATCTCTGTTCCGAGATACTCATCAACTTCAGTAGCTGGGAGACCTGAACCAAAGGCTCCACTGTCAAAAGCAGAAACCGCATTTGTCTCATCATTCCAGGCAATAAGAACCTGAGGAGTAAATCCGAGGTTGTCAGAAAGCTGCATATTCGCGTACAGTCTGGCGTAGATAGCGTTTATAACGCTGCCCTCTATGTTGTAAACAGTCGGAATGACGTGCTTGAAAAGAAGGTTGTCAACATTATAGGCCGGGCTGAACGGAAGGGCGTTACCTTCAATCGTCGTTGCAGTCGAACCGTCATCACCCTGAGCCCAACCGGCTTCAAGACCGATTGTGCTTACCTGTGCCATCATCGAAGGCATAAGTTCAAGACGAGCCGCCATATCGAAAGCATAGTCAAAATCAAGCTCTACATTGGGATCACCGGCTGTAATTTCTCCCCCTCCGAACATCTGGACTTCGTATGTGAAGCTCCAGCTGGCAGCCTTAAGTACGAGCAGGCCGGAATAGAGTGAAGTACGGTCAACATCCCAATCATTTCCGAAACCGGTTGTACCACCGGGAAGAGGATTCCTCAGGCTAGCGAATATATTCTGCTGATGCAGGTACGGGAATGCATAACCTCCAACGGTTACGTTCACGTCTCCCATCTGCTGGTTGTATATACCCGCGGCTGCAAGTATGTCATAACCCTGTCCACCACCATCCTGAGTGAACAGCGAACTACCGTTGTTGAATACGTCAGACACGAGAACCAAGGTGAAGGTTCCGGCTCCTGCGGGGAATGACTTGAGCCAAAGAGCCCTGTCAACCACGAAACCGAGATCCGAATGCGGGTCGTGTCCGCCGTTTGCCAAAATTCCGAGTCCCCAGTCAAAAGGCTGGCGCCCTATTCTCACGAAACCAAGGTTGTTCGGAAGAACTATGTCCGCGTGAAGCATGCGTACGGTGAAAAACCCGTACTCATGATCTATCGCTTTGGGTCCCCTCAGAATAGCGCCGTTGAAGCGGTCGCTCGGTCTCAGGTCCGACAGCACAACACTGTCATCTTCAAGAAAGGTACCACCAAAGAAGTGGGAAGTCGCCCCACCCCATATCATGTTGCTCGCCACGTCAACCTGGGCGCGCACGGTAACCGCGTCGCTCAATCCCAACTGCGGGGTGACCCTGAGCGTCGTATCAACAACGCTAATCCTGTCTTCACTTAACAAAGTGGCGTTGTCAATAACACGCATTCTCGTTCTCATATAGCTCGGAAATCCGCCAAGCGACCAGTCAATCGCGAATGACGGAACCGACATGCCGAGAACGGCAAAAAATATTATAAACCATCTGGCTTGAATCATCTCTCCTTACCTCCTGTAAAATTTATGTTCCATAATTAGCGTTAAGGGACATTTAAAAAAGGGGCATAAAAACCCCGAATCCCTCAATGCATGATCAAACTTATTCCAAGTTTACTAGAAAAACAATCCAGTTTCAAGCGTTTTTTCCCTCAACGGAAAATCACACTCCTCCTTAATGCTCCCTTAATACTAAACCAGAAGCGCATTCATGTCAAGAGGGAATTTCCCCCGGCACGCACCCGCGCGAAACCCGAAACCGTGCGGAAATGAAGCGCCATCCTCACCCCCTACCGAAAAGCCTGAGCGTGACAAAGGGCACGAGACTGAGCACCGGGGAGAGATAAAGCTGGGTGACGGCACTTTTCCGAAGAGGCTCCTTCATCCCCATTATCCCCCGGTAAAAAGAGGCCGGGTCTCCGACAAGACCCCGAAGCGCCTCGCAGACAAAATAGACGTTCCCGGGACTGAGGATAAACACGAGCAGGTTAAACACGCAGAACACAATAAGCCCCTTCGCCACCAGGCTCGCCGTCCGGCCCCACACAAGCGAGTTAACGGCCTTTCTCGTCAGGTTTCCCCCATAGTACCCGGCGAGTATCCCCCCGAGCAGAACCGTCATCATGAGGCTTATCCCGAACCCGAAAAGAAAGACAAGGCACTTCCCGAAAAGATCCGCCGTCCCCCCGAAGGCCAGGATCACCTCCTCCCACACTCCCCACCCGAGCGGAAGAAGCAGCCCCAGGAACGCCCCCTCCCAGAACCCGCTCCTGAAGCCCACCATGAAAAAAGTGAGCATCCCCCTCATCGTGAGGAAATCCGAAGGTATGTCCTGCCCCGTGCGCTCTATTATGTGGTACTGCTGTATCTCCGATATCGCGTCTATGATGTTGCGGGGAGACGCGTGGGGAGAAGGCGATACGTGAACGAAACCTCCCCGCCCCTCGCTCACGGGCCTTCTCCTCCATATACGGGGCGGGAAGAACCAGGCATTCTACCGCGCCCGCAAGCCGCCGGATTCCCCGTCCCCGATAAATTTTTGAAAAAAGTTATAGACATTCTCTCTTGATTGTAATACATTGTATTTCAGATATCAAAAAATGGACAGAAAAAGAATAAAGATGCCGGCAGGAAAAACAAGGAGAAAAGCCTCTTGATCGGACTTCGCGCAAGGAAGCCCCGCGACATTTCCCAGCCGACGGGGTGCACCATAGGGGAGGGCACGGCGCTTGACGCGCAGGCCGAGGCGAAACCCGCGCCGATAACGATTCCCGACGCAGACCGCGAGGGGCACGTATTCACCATGGGCGCCACGCGAAGCGGAAAGACCCGCCTCGCCGAAGCCATGATAGAGCAGGACATACGGGCGGGGCGAAGCATCCTCTGGATAGACCCCAAGGGGGATAACGCCATCTTCTCAAAGATAGTGACCGCGGCGAGGGAAGCGGGGCGGGAGGACGATCTTATTTTCTTCTCCCCCGTGCATCCCCGCTACTCGGTCAGGATGGATCCCCTCTCCCACTACTTCATGCCCGAGGAGATCGTCAGCCACGTGGTCTCGGGCGTTCGGGTCCGCGAGGAATTCTACTTCAACATAGCCTACGAGGTGACGCTCGTGGTGGTGCAGGGACTCATGCTGATATCGAAATCTCTCGGGGAGCAGCCCACATTCACGTTCAGAAAAATCAAGGAGAACATAGGCTACAGGGAGCTTGAGGGTCTCCGCGCCCAGATAGCCGAGATAGAAGGGCCCGAGGCAGAGGAGATCCTCGGTAACCTCGACCAGATACTATCCTCGCCGCAGGACTACTTCTCAAAAGTTTCCTCGAGCCTCCGCACCGTGATAACGTCGCTTTCCTCGGGCTCCGTGGGAGAGATCATCGGAAAGGACACCGCGAACCGCTTCGTCGAGCGTCTCGAGGCGGGAGAGAGGGTGATACTCGTCGTTCAGACGGGCTCCCTTCTCACCAGGAAAACGGCCCACATAATGGCGCGCGTTCTGCTCTCGATGGTGCAGAGCTTCGTCGGCAGGGTTCTTGCGTCTCACCGCAGGATCGACCCTCCCCTCGCCGTTTACGCCGACGAGGCGTCAAACGTCTTTTACTTCGGGATAGACGATCTTTTCAACAAGGCGGGAGGGGCCGGGGTGTGGCTGCACATGCTGACTCAGAGCCGCCAAGACCTCGTGGCCGAACTCGGCCCGGCGTACGCGGGAAAAATCCTCGACAACACGAACACCAAGGTTATTTTCCGCGTAAACGACCCCGACACGGCCGCGTGGGCGTCCCGCCTTGCGGGGACGAGAAAAAGGTTCTCTCCCATAATGAGCCTCGGCGGGGGGCTCAGCGTCCGGGAAATGGAGGAGAACAGGGTGCCGCCCGAGAGCTTCATGAGGCTTTCGCGAAGGGAGTTTTTCGCATTCACATTCGACGGCGTATACAGGGGCAGGACGCTTGACGTGGCGCCGTGCGAGGAAATACGGTTCCCGGAGATAAAAAGCTGATGAGAAAGAATAAGGAGAGCGGAAATGAAATACCTACCGCAGGTGGCGGTGAGCTGGGAGGCGGCGGTCCTTTTTTCGCTTCTCTGCACGGCGCTCGGCGCCGCGCTTTTCGCGCTCGCGACGAGAAGAAAAAGGGACGACGGTTCCCGCGAAGTGAAGTTTACGACGAAAGAGGGAAAAGAACGGGCGCGCGGCTTCGCCGAATAACTTCGGTTTCGCCGTGTCTTGCGAGGGGAAAGAAGAAATGAATAAACTCAAGCGGCGGTATGTGTCTTTGGATAAGCCAAAAACATACTTAACAGGAGAATAAGCCGCCCAATCTGTCTTCACTTTGAAATCAAACTCACTTATAATGGTCATCGATATGAAACAACTTCTGCTCGTTGCCACGCTTTCAATCTCCGTTTGGCCGATAAGCTCTTTCGCTGGCGACCCGCCCACTCCTGGGAACCATTCAAGCAAAACAGCAGTGATTTCGCAACCCGCCGAAGCGTCGGGTGCCAATGTGAAGGTATTTATACACCCTGACACAGGAGAAATCCTTGCCCGCGAGCAGTGGGAGGCTCTGGGTATCGAAAACGATGAAACCGAGACGATACCACACTCCTCCTCCTCAGAATCCCCGGAAACGGAGGATACCCAGACGATTCTTAAGGGAAAAAAGATCGACCTTGAAAACGGAGACTACGTTATAGTCGTTGACGCACTCGATATGGTCGAAACCAAGGCGTGGTTCGATGAAGAGGGGAAAGCCCATATCAGGTGCAATCACTGAACATCACAAAAAAGCTTCTCCTCCTGACCGCATCCGCGGTACTCTGGGCCCCGCACCCGAAA
This region includes:
- a CDS encoding tyrosine-type recombinase/integrase, whose translation is MAAMAGGETDSLSGIRDAALISIMSDAMLRISEAAVLLVSDVTEETDGSGRASVRRSKTDQEGRGTVLYLGRPTMTRVRAWREAANVNDGALFRSVSRGNLFTSRVGETPLSPASIRRILKTRAAQAGIEGVSGHSLRVGAAQSMALGGATLVDMQIAGRWQSPQMPAAYAKEQLAGRNAVARIRYGCK
- a CDS encoding TraM recognition domain-containing protein, translating into MIGLRARKPRDISQPTGCTIGEGTALDAQAEAKPAPITIPDADREGHVFTMGATRSGKTRLAEAMIEQDIRAGRSILWIDPKGDNAIFSKIVTAAREAGREDDLIFFSPVHPRYSVRMDPLSHYFMPEEIVSHVVSGVRVREEFYFNIAYEVTLVVVQGLMLISKSLGEQPTFTFRKIKENIGYRELEGLRAQIAEIEGPEAEEILGNLDQILSSPQDYFSKVSSSLRTVITSLSSGSVGEIIGKDTANRFVERLEAGERVILVVQTGSLLTRKTAHIMARVLLSMVQSFVGRVLASHRRIDPPLAVYADEASNVFYFGIDDLFNKAGGAGVWLHMLTQSRQDLVAELGPAYAGKILDNTNTKVIFRVNDPDTAAWASRLAGTRKRFSPIMSLGGGLSVREMEENRVPPESFMRLSRREFFAFTFDGVYRGRTLDVAPCEEIRFPEIKS